TCTGAAAAGGACTACTACGACCTTCAGGGCCGCAAGGTGAATACTTCCACAAAGGGACTGTACATCGTCCGCAAGGCTGATGGTTCCAACAAGAAAACACTTGTCAAGTAACACAACTAGCTGAAATAATAATTAGGCGGCACTCATCGCAAAAAAACGATGGGTGCCGCTGTTGATTTATTATGTTACAAAACAGGTTTTTATGCAAAATATGCAAAAATATTTGGCAGAAAACAGAATATTTACTAATTTTGCACTCCAAACCTGTATAAATATTCCAATTTTTACGAATAAAGAGTATTCGACGACAATGAAAATCAAGAACAACAGACTGGAAGCACTAAGGCTGATTATCTCAAGTCAACAACTGGGAAGCCAGGAAGAATTGCTGACAGCCCTTCAGAGAGAAGGATTCAAACTGACTCAGGCCACACTGAGCCGAGACCTGAAACAACTGAAAGTGGCCAAGGCTGCAACGATGGGTGGTAACTATGTGTACGTGCTGCCCAACGAAACAATGTACAAACGCGTGGCAACTCCCTCAACAGTGCGCGAGATGATGACGATGCCTGGTTTTGTGAGTATCACTTTCTCGGGCAATATGGCTGTGATCAAAACTCGCCCCGGATATGCCAGCTCCATCGCCTGGAACATTGACAACAGTTCGCTGGATCAGGTGTTGGGCACCATAGCTGGAGCCGACACCATTTTCGTTGTACTACAAGAAGGTGTGCCACAGGAAGAGATAATCGACGCACTGAGTACCGTTATTCCCAACATGAAATAAACGACGATCTGATTTTTTTAAAAGAAAAAGATGGATAAGGATAATATTGAAGTGATGGTGGCTGGTCCCGAGCATGAGACCTATGTGGACACCATCTTAAACACTATTGCCGAAGCTGCCAAAGTGCGCGGTACGGGTATAGCCAAACGCACCCACGAATATCTGGCCAAGAAAATGATGGAAGCAAAGGCTGTTATCGCTATCAGCAAGGCAGATGGAAGGTTTGCAGGTTTCAGTTATATAGAAACCTGGGGCAACAAACAGTATGTAACCACAAGCGGACTGATTGTCCACCCCGACTTCCGAGGACTGGGACTGGCCAAGCGAATTAAAGACTTAACATTTACACTGGCCCGAACCCGTTGGCCACACGCCAAGATATTCTCACTCACCAGCGGTGCTGCAGTGATGAAAATGAATACTGAACTGGGCTATAAACCTGTAACTTTTGCCGACTTAACCGACGACGAGTCTTTCTGGAAAGGATGTGAAGGATGTATAAACGTTGACGTGCTGCATCGCACCGGACGCAAATACTGTATCTGCACTGCCATGCTATTCGACCCAGAAGAGCATCTGCCCGCAAAACTCAGCGAGGAAACCATCTCGCGTATCAAACATTTGGAAGAAATTGAAGAACAAGAACGAAATAACAATTAATCTTTTAGGAAAGAAATTGGAATAATTAGCAGAAATTACAACCAGAAATAGAAATCTTATTAGTTGGAATAATTATTATAATTATAGTAATTTCTTTCCTAAAAAAAACAAAAAAGACTATGAGCAAGAAAAAAGTTGTAGTAGCTTTCAGCGGTGGTTTGGACACATCCTATAATGTGATGTATCTGACAAAGGAGTTAGGTTATGAAGTTTATGCAGCCTGCGCCAACACAGGCGGTTTTTCGGCCGAACAGTTAAAGAAGAACGAAGAGAACGCCTACAAACTGGGCGCAGTGAAATATGTGACTCTCGATGTTACTCAGGAATATTACGAGAAGTCTCTGAAATATATGATCTTTGGTAATGTGCTGCGCAACAACTGCTACCCCATATCAGTATCCAGCGAGCGCATCTTCCAGGCTATTGCCATTGCACGCTATGCCAAAGAGATTGGTGCCGATGCCATAGCACACGGTTCAACAGGTGCGGGCAACGACCAGATTCGTTTCGACATGACTTTTCTGGTGATGGCTCCCGGCGTGGAAATCATCACACTGACACGCGACCGCAACCTCACTCGTAAGGAAGAGGTGGACTACTTGAACGCCAACGGCTATTTCGCTGACTTCACCAAGCTGAAATATTCGTATAACGTAGGTATCTGGGGAACCTCTATCTGCGGCGGCGAACTGCTCGACCCCACACAGGGTCTGCCCGAAGAGGCTTATCTGAAGCATGTGACCAATTCTGAGAAGGAGTCGCTGCTGAAGATTGAGTTTGACAAAGGTGAGATTGTTGCCGTGAACGGTGAGAAGTTCAGCGATCATATCAAAGCCATCCAGAAGATTGAGGAGATTGGCGCCAGCTATGCCATTGGTCGTGACGCCAACGTGGGCGATACGATTATAGGCATTAAAGGCCGTGTAGGTTTTGAGGCTGCCGCTCCCAAGCTCATCATTGAGGCTCACCGTTTGCTGGAGAAGTCAACGCTCAGTAAGTGGCAGCAGTACTGGAAGGATCAGGTGGCCAACTGGTATGGCATGTTCCTCCACGAGAGTCAGTACCTGGAGCCTGTGATGCCCGATATCGAGGCAATGCTCACCTCAAGTCAGCGCAACGTGACCGGCACTGCCATTCTGAAGCTTCGTCCTTATGGATTTGAGACGGTGGGCATTGACTCCGCTAACGACCTGACAAAGTCGAAGCTCGGCGAGTATGGCGAGACCCAGACCGGCTGGACCGCCGACGAGGCAAAGGGCTTCATTAAGGTCAGCTCTACCCCACTGAGAGTGTACTACGGAATTCACAAAGACGAAAAAAGATAAAAAGCCTACCCCTAACCCCTCCCAAGGGGAAGGGGACTTTTTTGTCAGATGATTTCGTATGAAAGAGCGTAAGAGTTTCAAATACGAAATGGCAGATTCATTGCTTTACCCTCGTTTAAAAGAGTACGCATCCAAAAACAGAATGAATCCCACTGAAGCAGAGAGCATCTTATGGAATTATCTAAAAGGAAATTTTGGGGGATGCCATTTCAGAAGACAACATATAATAGGACCATATATTGCAGACTTCGCTTGTCTTTCACACAGACTCATTATTGAGTTGGATGGCGGGTATCATCAGTTGCCGGAACAGCAGATAAGTGATAATGAACGCTCTTTGTGGTTAGAAAACAAAGGCTTTTTTATTCTTAGGTTTACCAACGAAGAAGTCATTGGAGCTACAGAAATAGTCTTAAACAGAATAAAAAAATTTATCATAAATGAACAATTATAGCAATACTAATATAAATTCTCCCCTCCCCTCGGGAGGGGTTGGGGGTAGGCTCCGGGTAGGTATTTTAGGTGCTGCTGGCTATACCGGAGGCGAACTTATTCGTTTGTTGCTCAACCACCCCGAGGCAGATATTGTGTTTGCAAACTCTGAGAGTAATGCCGGCAATCTGGTGAGTGACGTGCATGAAGGACTGATGGGCGATACCGATCTTAGGTTCACCGACCAGATGCCCTTTGACAAGGTTGATGTGGTGTTCTTCTGCTTCGGTCACGGAAAGAGTGAGGCATTCCTCAAGGAGCACAGCATACCTGAGAACGTGAAGATTATTGATTTGGCACAGGACTTCCGTATCGCCGGCGACCACGACTATGTATATGGTCTGCCGGAGATTCATCGCGAACAAATTGCCAAAGCTCAACATCTGGCTAACCCTGGCTGCTTTGCCACCTGCATTCAATTAGGACTGCTGCCACTGGCAAAGACAGGACTGATTACACACGATGTGTCGGTGAATGCCGTTACCGGATCTACTGGTGCTGGACAAAAGCCAGGAGCAACCACTCACTTCTCATGGCGACAGGATAATTTCTCTACCTACAAACTATTCAGTCACCAGCATCTGCACGAGATTTGTCAAACGATGAACGAACTGAAGCCTGCCGATGCGCCTCATGTGGTGGACACACTGAATGAGGGATTCGATGCCAACGGCATAACCATCGACTTCATTCCCTATCGTGGCGATTTCGCCCGCGGCATCTTCTGTACAGAGGTAGTAACCTTGGACAAGCCCATGGATGCAGAAAAGGTGGTTGCACTGTACAAAGATTTCTACGGTGATGCTGCCTTTACGCACTATAGCGACAAGGCACCGGACCTGAAGCAAGTGGTGAACACCAACAAAGCACTAGTTCATGTTGATGTGTTCGGGCGTAAGATTGTGGTAACCAGCATCATCGACAATCTGTTGAAGGGCGCTGTTGGTCAGGCCGTTCAAAACATGAACATCATGTTCGGACTTGACGAAACCGCCGGACTGAAACTAAAAGCCTCAGCATTCTAAAAAAAAGCCGATTTCATCGAAAATAACGCCAAGAAAGTCGTGATTAAGCAACATCCATACAGACGCCAACCGTCTGATGCCTATCGGGAGTGCGCAACCTTACGCACTCCCGCTTTTTATTGCCTACTATTACATATTTATACACGAAGTAACAAGAAAAAAGAAAAAAACGTCAAGAAACGACATTTTTACGCAAAAAGGAAAAAGAAGATGACGATTTGTCAGTAATTTGCCGTATCTTTGCAACGGATTAAAAGCAATCGAACACAATGAAACTATTTGATGTATATCCGCTTTTCAATGTCAACATCGTCAAGGGCGAAGGTTGCAAAGTTTGGGATGACAAAGGACAGGAGTATCTGGATCTCTATGGCGGCCATGCTGTAATTTCAATTGGCCACTGTCATCCGCACTATGTTGAGAAAGTGGGCCAGCAGTTGCAGACGCTGGGATTCTATTCAAACTCAGTACAGAACAAGTTGCAGGTGGAACTGGCCGAGCGATTGGGCAAGGCGAGTGGTTATGAGGACTATCAGTTCTTCTTAGTGAATAGTGGTGCCGAAGCCAATGAGAATGCTTTGAAACTGGCTTCGTTCAAGAATCCATCATGTAACCGAATTCTTTCGTGCGAGAAAGCTTTCCACGGCCGCACATCACTGGCAGTGGAGGTGACGAACAATCCAAAAATTGTGGCACCCATCAACGACAACCACCATGTGCGTTTCCTGCCGTTGAACGATGTGGAGCCTTGGATTCGCGAACTGTCGCGTGGAGGTGTAGCTGCCGTTATCTTAGAGTGCATTCAGGGTGTTGGCGGCATTCAGATGGCCACTCCAGAGTTTGCACAGAAACTGGCATATGCCTGCAAACGCTATCACGCCACACTGATTTGTGATGAGATTCAGTGCGGATATGGACGTAGCGGAAAATTCTTCGCTCATCAGTGGCTGGGCATCAAACCGGATATTATCACCGTTGCCAAAGGTATCGGCAACGGATTCCCCATGAGCGGTGTACTCATTTCACCAGAATTTCAACCTGTTTACGGACAATTAGGTACAACCTTCGGTGGCAACCACCTGGCTTGTACGGCTGCACTGGCTGTGCTGGATGTGATTGAACAGGAGCACCTGATAGAGAATGCCGGCGAAGTGGGCAACTACCTGATGGAGAAAATCAAGGGATTGAACCACCCAAAAATAAAGGATGTGCGCGGACGCGGACTGATGATTGGCATTGAACTGGCTGAAGACCAGAAGCCTGTGCGCGAACGCCTGGTATATGAGCAGCACGTGTTCACCGGATGTTCGGGACAGAATCTGCTGAGACTATTGCCACCACTTACTTTTACAAAGGAACTTGCCGACGAATTCATTGACAGACTTCAGAAGGCTCTTTGACTATAGAAATATGATGAAAATAGCTGTTATTGGCGCAGGCGCCATGGGAGGTGCTACAGTAGAAGGATTTATTAAGAGTTCGGCCTTCAACAATGAGGATATTACCGTTAGTGATCCATCGCAATTGGTAATTGACAAGTTTGCAAAGCAGGGTATCAGTGTCACTACTGACAATAATATTGCCGCTGAAGGAGCTGATGTGGTGATTGTATGTGTAAAGCCTTGGCTCGTTGAAGAGGTGTTGAAAGGTATTAAAGACAGTTTGAACCCTGAGAAGCAATTGCTGGTGGTAATAGCTGCCAGTGTGAAGGCTGCCAGCATTCAGGAATGGCTGGGGCAACAATGTCCTCCACTATTCATCTGTATTCCCAATATTGCCATAGCACAGTTGGCCTCAATGACATTCCTCGTACCAGTAGGAACGGAACCGTCTCAAACGGCAACAGTGAAGGGAATATTTGACGAACTGGGCCAGACCATCATCACTGACGAGAAGCATCTGAGCGCCGGAACGGCACTGGCCTCATGCGGCATTGCCTATGCCATGCGCTATATTCGCGCAGCTTCGGAAGGCGGCGTAGAACTGGGATTCAAAGCCAACGACTCAAAGCAGATTGTGATGCAGACACTGCTGGGTGCAGTAAAGCTGTTGGAAGCCAGCGGCATGCATCCCGAAGAAGCAATAGACCTGGTGACTACACCTGGCGGACTGACCATTAAGGGACTGAACGAAATGGAACATGCCGGGTTCACATCGGCAGTTATTCGCGGATTGAAAGCAGGAATGTAGTAAGTGAAGAATGAAGAATGAAGAATGAAGAATGAAGAGTGAAGAATGAAGAATGAAAAATTAAGAATTGAAAGATATGGACGAACAACTAAAGCAAATAGGTGAGAGACTACGCGGACTGCGCGAAGTGCTCGACATTCCTGCAGAGGAAATTGCTGAGACTATCGGCATTGACGTTGAGAAATACTTAAAGATAGAAGCTGGCGAAAGCGATATTACAATATCAAAATTGATGACCATTGCCCACAAATATGGAGTGAGCGCTGAGGAACTGATGTTTGCCGAGGCTGCCCACATGAAGTCGTATTTCGTGGTGCGCAAAGGACAGGGCATGAGCGTTGAACGCACAAAGGCCTATAAGTACCAATCGCTGGTGAGCGGTTTTGTAAACCACAAAGCAGACGTGTTCATTGTTACCGTAGAGCCAAAACCAGGAGCACATACCATTTACAAGAATACTCACCCTGGACAGGAGTTCAACTTGGTATTGGAAGGAAAGATGGAACTATACCTTGCCGGCAAGACAATCATTCTGGAAGAGGGCGACAGCATCTATTTTGACTCTTCCAAACCCCACGGCATGCTGGCAGTAGGAGACAAAGCCGTAAAGTTCTTGGCATTTACAGTAGAATAAACTAGACTATGGTAGAAAGATTTTTAAAGCAGACACACTTTGAGTCTGTAGAGGATTATAACAAGAATCTGGAGTTCATCATCCCAGAACACTTTAATTTTGCATACGACGTGATGGACGAATGGGCCAAAGAAGCACCAGAGAAGTTGGCCCTGCTTTGGACAAACGACCAAGGAGAAGAGATACGTGCCACCTATGCACAACTGAAAGATCAGAGCGACCAGGCTGCCAGCTATCTGCAGTCGTTGGGCATTGGCAAGGGTGATCCTGTGATGCTGATTCTGAAACGCCGATATGAATGGTGGATTGTGATGCTGGCACTTTGCAAGATTGGTGCCATTGTGATTCCTGCCACTCACATGCTGACGAAGAAAGACATTATCTATCGCAACACACGTGCCAGTATCAAGGCCATCATCTGTGTGGACGATGCCTATGTATGCGAGCAGATTCGTCTGGCTATGCCCGAGAGTCCTTCTGTAAAAGAATATATCACCATCACCGACCACGGAAAGCCCATCCCTGAGGGCTTCCGCGACTATCAGTCAGAGGTGGTAAAGGCGCCTAAGTTCGACCGACCCGCCTTCGTAAACAACAACGAAGACACCATGATAATGTATTTCACCAGTGGTACCAGCGGTGAGCCCAAAATGGTGGCTCACGACTACCTCTATGCTATGGGGCACCTGACAACGGGAGTGTTCTGGCACAATTTGCACGAGGGCAGTCTGCACCTCACCGTGGCAGATACCGGTTGGGGTAAGGCTGTTTGGGGAAAGTTCTATGGTCAGTGGTTTGCAGGAGCAACGGTATTTGTGTTCGACCATGAGAAATTCAATGCCGACACGCTACTGCGTCAAATGGAGAAATATAAGGTGACAAGTTTCTGCGCTCCTCCTACCATATACCGTTTCATGATTCGTGAGGACTTATCGAAATACGATCTCTCTTCACTGGAATATTGCTGTACAGCCGGTGAGGCTCTGAACCCAGCTGTTTATGAGAAGTTCTACGAGAAGACAGGCATTCGCATGATGGAAGGGTTCGGGCAGACAGAGACTACGATGACACTGGGAACCTTCCCGTGGATGGAGCCCAAACCTGGCAGCATGGGCATACCCAACGGACAATACTGTATTGACCTGTTGCGGGCCGACGGTACATCGTGCGAAGATGGTGAAAAGGGTGAGATTGTCATCCGTGTAGGTGATAAGAAGCCTATCGGATTGTTCAAAGGCTATTATCGTGATGAAGAAAAGACTCGAGAAGCCTGGCACGATGGCATCTACCATACAGGCGATATGGCCTGGCGCGACGAAGATGGCTACTACTGGTTTGAAGGCCGTATTGATGATGTCATCAAATCGTCAGGCTACCGCATTGGTCCGTTTGAAGTAGAGAGCGCACTGATGACCCACCCTGCTGTAGTGGAGTGTGCTATCACCGGTGTACCCGACGACATCCGTGGTATGGTTGTCAAGGCTACTGTTGTACTCGGCAAAGAGTGGAAGGACAAAGCTGGCGATGATCTGGTAAAGGAACTACAGCAGCATGTAAAGAAGGTGACCGCTCCTTACAAATATCCGCGCATTGTGGAATTCGTAGATGAACTGCCGAAGACCATCAGCGGAAAGATAAGAAGAGTTGAAATCAGGGAAAAGGATAAGAAATGAAAAGAATCGTTGTCAAGATAGGCTCGAATGCCCTGACTCGTCCAGACGGACGTCTCGATGTAACACGTATGTCGGCATTGGTTGACCAAATAGCTTGGTTGCGCCAACACGACTACGAGGTTATTCTGGTGTCGTCGGGTGCTGTGGCTTGTGGTCGCCGTGAACTGAAAGCTACGCATGAGTTGGACTCCGTTGAACAACGCCAGCTATTCTCAGCCATGGGACAGGCCAAACTCATCGGGCTCTACTATGACCTCTTTCGTGAGTACCACATCCACGTGGGACAGGTACTGACCATGAAAGAGAACTTTGAACCCGGCGAGCAATACAAGAACCAGCAAGCCTGTATGCGGGTGATGCTGGAGAACGGCGTACTGCCTATCGTCAACGAAAACGATACTGTAAGTGTTACCGAACTGATGTTTACCGATAACGATGAGCTGTCGGGACTCATTGCTCAGATGATGCAGGCTGAAACACTTGTACTGCTCAGTAACATTGATGGCATTTACACTGGCAATCCTACCGATCCATCCTCACTATTAATAAAAGAGGTGGCACCTGGTACTGACCTTTCGCAATATATTCAAACTGAAAAGAGTTCAGCCGGCAGAGGTGGCATGCAGTCGAAATATGCCACAGCCACTAAAATTCAGCAGGCTGGCATTAAAGTGATTATTGCCAACGGAAAGCGTGAGAATATACTCATAGACCTGATAGAGAAAGAAACTGAGACCCCTCACACGGAATTTCTTCCATAAGAATGGCGAAATATTAAATAGGTCAATTTAAAGTGAACCCCGAAAGTCAGACGAAAGACTTTCGGGGTTTATTATTTGTGCCATCCGATTATCTGTTCAAAAAACTATATGATGCCCCAATCACTGCCAAAGCATAACCAAAAGAGGGATGGTAATCATAGAAAGGAGTGTGGTAAGAAAAGTAATCTCGCTCATCAGTGTAGTATCGCGCCCATAACGCAAACAAAGAATGGTACCATAGGTGGCCACCGGCATTGCTATGACCACTGTGTTAATACCAACTACGAAAGGATCGAACCCAAGGGCCATACACATAAAATAGACAATCAAAGGGAGTACACACAAACGAAGAATCGATGTGAGATGAACAACAGGAGTGCCCAAAAGAGCACGCAAGGGCAAGTTAGACATTGACGAACCAATGATAAGCAATGCTGCAGGAACTGTAATATTGCCAATCATCGTGAGAGGCTGACTAATAAAGGACGGTACATTTTCAATACCCAATGCCACAATAAGCATAGCAGCATAGGCAGAAAGCATCGGAGTTCCATAAAGAACCTTACGGTTGAATTTCTCCCGTCCTACGGCTTGGCCACCAGTAATCATCATGGTTCCGATGGTGAACACAGCAAAGGTATTCACGACATTGAGTACGGCAGCATAGAACACCGCCTGCTGACCGAATATGCTGGCAACAACAGGATAGCCCATAAAGCCAACATTGCCAAAAATCAAGGCAAAGCCAACGACTCCTCGATCTTCACTATTCTTGGTTAGAAAACGAGACAACAGATAAGCAAGCAATGTGAGCACAACATAGGTAAAAGCGCTGATGCCTAATAAAGGCAGGATTAAACTGCGATCAGGCAATTCACCACCCATAGCAGATGAAAGAATTAGCGACGGGCATGTAATATCGATAACCAATTTTGAAAGGCGCTTATCGAAAGTGCCTCCCATATATCCCAACTTTCCAGCTACGTAGCCAACAACTACTATAGCAAAAAGTGTTAGCATTACTACAGACATATCGAATGAAATTATATGATCTTGAAAATGAGAGTGCAAAATTACAAATAATGGTCAAAAATTCCATGAATTTCGCCATTAATATTAAAATAACGGCAAAAATTCTTTGTTAAAGTTCAAAAACAATAAGTGTTATTTGCACTTATTCTTTCTCTTTTTATAAAGAAAATAGTAACTTTGCACTCAGACCAAAACCAATAAGACAAAATCGATGCAACTAAAAGATACATTTGAACGTGTGAAACGTGCCAGTAAGCGTTTGACACTACTCAACGACAAGCAACGCAACGACATTCTTGAAGCCGTTGCCGATGCTATTTCAACCCAAAAAGAAAGAATACTTAAGGCCAATGCAGATGATTTAGAAAAAATGGAAAAGTCTAATCCATTATACGATCGCCTGCAACTGACCGAGAAACGCCTGGAAGATATAGCGGCAGACATGCGCAACGTGGCTACGCTCCCATCTCCTCTTGGGCACATCACCAAACAGAAGACACTTCCCAACGGACTGAGGCTGTGCAGGGTTAGTGTTCCCTTTGGCGTTATCGGAATGATATACGAAGCACGCCCCAATGTGACGTTTGATGTTTTCTCACTTTGCTTTAAAAGTGGAAATGCCTGCATTTTGAAAGGGGGAAAAGATGCCGATCATAGTAATCGAGAAGAAGTGGCCTTGATTCATGAGGTATTGGAAAAATACGGTATTGATAAGGACATAGTGGCTCTACTGCCTGCCACCCACGAGGCCACTGGCGAAATGCTGAATGCTGTAGGCTACGTGGACTTGTGCATCCCCCGAGGTGGTCGCAAATTGATTGATTTCGTAAGAGATACAGCACGTGTACCTGTCATTGAAACTGGAGCCGGTGTTGTGAACACATATTTCGACAAGGACGGAGACGAGAAAATAGGAAAAGACATCATTCTCAATGCCAAAACCCGCCGCGTATCAGTGTGCAATGCGCTTGACTGCCTAATCATACACAGCGAACGCATCAATTCGCTGCCTGCACTATGCAAGCAGCTGGCGCAAAAGAATGTCACAATCTATGCTGACGAGGAGGCCTACAACGCACTAAACGGGAATTATCCCTACTTGGAGCATGCCTCAGAAGCATCCTATGGTACTGAGTTCATGGACTATAAGATGGCTATTAAAACTGTTAACTCGTTAGAAGAAGCGTTGGAACATATCGACAAATATGGTTCAGGCCACAGCGAGGCTATCATCACTGAAAACGCTGAAACTGCGCATTGCTTCGAAATGCATGTAGATGCAGCCTGTGTATATTGGAATGCACCTACCTCATTTACCGACGGAGCACAATTCGGCCTTGGAGCCGAGATAGGCATCAGCACTCAGAAACTTGGTCCAAGAGGTCCTATGGCGCTTGAAGAGATAACGACCTATAAATGGCTCATCGAAGGTGAAGGACAGGTGAGACCATGATAACAAAAGAGCTATTCAGATTTTTTTATTCCCTTAACCACAAGACAATGATGCTTTATAGCATGAAAAAATATAGATTTCTCATCACGTTACTCCTGAGCATTACAACTCAGGCGTCACTCTGTAACCATACAACCGACTCACTAAAAAATATCATTAGCAACGCATCCGATGAGCAAAAAGGCAAAGCTATGGTAGAACTCTATCTTACATACTATAAAATAAATGAGATAGACAGTAGTTTAGCAGTTATCGATGATCTAATAGAGTTCCGGCAACAACAAGACAGTACCTTACTGGAA
The sequence above is a segment of the Prevotella sp. E9-3 genome. Coding sequences within it:
- the argR gene encoding arginine repressor is translated as MKIKNNRLEALRLIISSQQLGSQEELLTALQREGFKLTQATLSRDLKQLKVAKAATMGGNYVYVLPNETMYKRVATPSTVREMMTMPGFVSITFSGNMAVIKTRPGYASSIAWNIDNSSLDQVLGTIAGADTIFVVLQEGVPQEEIIDALSTVIPNMK
- a CDS encoding GNAT family N-acetyltransferase; amino-acid sequence: MDKDNIEVMVAGPEHETYVDTILNTIAEAAKVRGTGIAKRTHEYLAKKMMEAKAVIAISKADGRFAGFSYIETWGNKQYVTTSGLIVHPDFRGLGLAKRIKDLTFTLARTRWPHAKIFSLTSGAAVMKMNTELGYKPVTFADLTDDESFWKGCEGCINVDVLHRTGRKYCICTAMLFDPEEHLPAKLSEETISRIKHLEEIEEQERNNN
- a CDS encoding argininosuccinate synthase, whose translation is MSKKKVVVAFSGGLDTSYNVMYLTKELGYEVYAACANTGGFSAEQLKKNEENAYKLGAVKYVTLDVTQEYYEKSLKYMIFGNVLRNNCYPISVSSERIFQAIAIARYAKEIGADAIAHGSTGAGNDQIRFDMTFLVMAPGVEIITLTRDRNLTRKEEVDYLNANGYFADFTKLKYSYNVGIWGTSICGGELLDPTQGLPEEAYLKHVTNSEKESLLKIEFDKGEIVAVNGEKFSDHIKAIQKIEEIGASYAIGRDANVGDTIIGIKGRVGFEAAAPKLIIEAHRLLEKSTLSKWQQYWKDQVANWYGMFLHESQYLEPVMPDIEAMLTSSQRNVTGTAILKLRPYGFETVGIDSANDLTKSKLGEYGETQTGWTADEAKGFIKVSSTPLRVYYGIHKDEKR
- a CDS encoding endonuclease domain-containing protein, producing MKERKSFKYEMADSLLYPRLKEYASKNRMNPTEAESILWNYLKGNFGGCHFRRQHIIGPYIADFACLSHRLIIELDGGYHQLPEQQISDNERSLWLENKGFFILRFTNEEVIGATEIVLNRIKKFIINEQL
- the argC gene encoding N-acetyl-gamma-glutamyl-phosphate reductase, which produces MNNYSNTNINSPLPSGGVGGRLRVGILGAAGYTGGELIRLLLNHPEADIVFANSESNAGNLVSDVHEGLMGDTDLRFTDQMPFDKVDVVFFCFGHGKSEAFLKEHSIPENVKIIDLAQDFRIAGDHDYVYGLPEIHREQIAKAQHLANPGCFATCIQLGLLPLAKTGLITHDVSVNAVTGSTGAGQKPGATTHFSWRQDNFSTYKLFSHQHLHEICQTMNELKPADAPHVVDTLNEGFDANGITIDFIPYRGDFARGIFCTEVVTLDKPMDAEKVVALYKDFYGDAAFTHYSDKAPDLKQVVNTNKALVHVDVFGRKIVVTSIIDNLLKGAVGQAVQNMNIMFGLDETAGLKLKASAF
- a CDS encoding aspartate aminotransferase family protein, with translation MKLFDVYPLFNVNIVKGEGCKVWDDKGQEYLDLYGGHAVISIGHCHPHYVEKVGQQLQTLGFYSNSVQNKLQVELAERLGKASGYEDYQFFLVNSGAEANENALKLASFKNPSCNRILSCEKAFHGRTSLAVEVTNNPKIVAPINDNHHVRFLPLNDVEPWIRELSRGGVAAVILECIQGVGGIQMATPEFAQKLAYACKRYHATLICDEIQCGYGRSGKFFAHQWLGIKPDIITVAKGIGNGFPMSGVLISPEFQPVYGQLGTTFGGNHLACTAALAVLDVIEQEHLIENAGEVGNYLMEKIKGLNHPKIKDVRGRGLMIGIELAEDQKPVRERLVYEQHVFTGCSGQNLLRLLPPLTFTKELADEFIDRLQKAL
- a CDS encoding pyrroline-5-carboxylate reductase; translated protein: MKIAVIGAGAMGGATVEGFIKSSAFNNEDITVSDPSQLVIDKFAKQGISVTTDNNIAAEGADVVIVCVKPWLVEEVLKGIKDSLNPEKQLLVVIAASVKAASIQEWLGQQCPPLFICIPNIAIAQLASMTFLVPVGTEPSQTATVKGIFDELGQTIITDEKHLSAGTALASCGIAYAMRYIRAASEGGVELGFKANDSKQIVMQTLLGAVKLLEASGMHPEEAIDLVTTPGGLTIKGLNEMEHAGFTSAVIRGLKAGM
- a CDS encoding helix-turn-helix domain-containing protein; this translates as MDEQLKQIGERLRGLREVLDIPAEEIAETIGIDVEKYLKIEAGESDITISKLMTIAHKYGVSAEELMFAEAAHMKSYFVVRKGQGMSVERTKAYKYQSLVSGFVNHKADVFIVTVEPKPGAHTIYKNTHPGQEFNLVLEGKMELYLAGKTIILEEGDSIYFDSSKPHGMLAVGDKAVKFLAFTVE
- a CDS encoding AMP-binding protein; its protein translation is MVERFLKQTHFESVEDYNKNLEFIIPEHFNFAYDVMDEWAKEAPEKLALLWTNDQGEEIRATYAQLKDQSDQAASYLQSLGIGKGDPVMLILKRRYEWWIVMLALCKIGAIVIPATHMLTKKDIIYRNTRASIKAIICVDDAYVCEQIRLAMPESPSVKEYITITDHGKPIPEGFRDYQSEVVKAPKFDRPAFVNNNEDTMIMYFTSGTSGEPKMVAHDYLYAMGHLTTGVFWHNLHEGSLHLTVADTGWGKAVWGKFYGQWFAGATVFVFDHEKFNADTLLRQMEKYKVTSFCAPPTIYRFMIREDLSKYDLSSLEYCCTAGEALNPAVYEKFYEKTGIRMMEGFGQTETTMTLGTFPWMEPKPGSMGIPNGQYCIDLLRADGTSCEDGEKGEIVIRVGDKKPIGLFKGYYRDEEKTREAWHDGIYHTGDMAWRDEDGYYWFEGRIDDVIKSSGYRIGPFEVESALMTHPAVVECAITGVPDDIRGMVVKATVVLGKEWKDKAGDDLVKELQQHVKKVTAPYKYPRIVEFVDELPKTISGKIRRVEIREKDKK
- a CDS encoding AEC family transporter → MLTLFAIVVVGYVAGKLGYMGGTFDKRLSKLVIDITCPSLILSSAMGGELPDRSLILPLLGISAFTYVVLTLLAYLLSRFLTKNSEDRGVVGFALIFGNVGFMGYPVVASIFGQQAVFYAAVLNVVNTFAVFTIGTMMITGGQAVGREKFNRKVLYGTPMLSAYAAMLIVALGIENVPSFISQPLTMIGNITVPAALLIIGSSMSNLPLRALLGTPVVHLTSILRLCVLPLIVYFMCMALGFDPFVVGINTVVIAMPVATYGTILCLRYGRDTTLMSEITFLTTLLSMITIPLLVMLWQ